One window of the Vigna radiata var. radiata cultivar VC1973A chromosome 1, Vradiata_ver6, whole genome shotgun sequence genome contains the following:
- the LOC106772365 gene encoding dolichyl-diphosphooligosaccharide--protein glycosyltransferase subunit STT3B: protein MAQDLKPSINSFSLPKTLKLKTKQQELLIRVATLALIYVLAFITRLFSVLRYESMIHEFDPYFNYRTTLFLTRNGFAEFWNWFDYESWYPLGRIIGGTLYPGLMLTAAAIHSLLRFLRLFVHIREVCVLTAPFFASNTTLVAYFFAKEVWDSGAGIVAAALIAICPGYISRSVAGSYDNEGVAIFALLLTFYLFVKAVNTGSLAWALGSAFGYFYMVSAWGGYVFIINLVPLYVLVLLVTGRYSLRLYVAYNCMYVLGMLLAMQIRFVGFQHVQSGEHMASMGVFFLLQVFFFLDWVRHLLSDTKLFQSFLKITVTSAVAVGAVALGVGMASGYISPWTGRFYSLLDPTYAKDHIPIIASVSEHQPTAWSSFMFDFHILLFLFPAGLYFCFKRLSDATIFLVMYGLTSMYFAGVMVRLILVATPAVCLISAIAVSATIKNLTRVVRAKSPAVQSGSTKGTSTAKSSSKGVVDNSQPFQRNGAIVLLLGAFYLLSRYAIHCTWVTSEAYSSPSIVLAARGAHGQRVIFDDYREAYFWLRQNTPPDAKVMSWWDYGYQITAMGNRTVIVDNNTWNNTHIATVGRAMSSYEDEAYEIMRSLDVDYVLVVFGGVTGYSSDDINKFLWMVRIGGGVFPVIKEPDYLVNGEYRVDKGAAPKMLNCLMYKLSYYRFGELTTEYGKLPGYDRARGVEIGNKDIKLEYLEEAFTTQNWIVRIYKVKPPKNRW from the exons aTGGCTCAAGATCTCAAACCCTCCATCAACTCCTTCTCGCTCCCCAAAACCCTAAAGCTCAAGACCAAGCAGCAGGAGCTCCTCATCCGCGTCGCCACACTCGCCCTCATCTACGTCCTCGCCTTCATCACGCGCCTCTTCAGCGTCCTCCGCTATGAGTCCATGATCCACGAGTTCGACCCCTACTTCAACTACCGCACCACGCTCTTCCTCACTCGCAATGGCTTCGCCGAGTTCTGGAACTGGTTCGACTACGAGTCCTGGTACCCGCTCGGCCGCATCATCGGCGGCACGCTTTACCCTGGCCTCATGCTCACCGCCGCTGCCATTCACTCCCTACTCCGCTTCCTCCGCCTCTTCGTTCACATCCGGGAGGTCTGCGTCCTCACGGCCCCTTTCTTCGCCTCCAATACCACTCTCGTCGCGTATTTCTTTGCCAAGGAGGTCTGGGACTCCGGCGCCGGCATTGTTGCCGCGGCGCTCATCGCGATCTGTCCTGGGTACATCTCGCGCTCCGTCGCTGGCTCTTACGATAACGAGGGCGTGGCGATCTTCGCGCTGCTGCTGACCTTTTACCTCTTTGTGAAGGCCGTGAACACTGGGTCGCTGGCGTGGGCTTTGGGTTCGGCGTTTGGGTACTTCTACATGGTGTCCGCGTGGGGAGGTTATGTTTTTATAATCAATTTGGTGCCGCTTTATGTGCTGGTGCTGCTTGTGACTGGGAGGTACTCGTTGAGGTTGTATGTGGCGTATAACTGCATGTATGTCTTGGGGATGCTGCTGGCAATGCAGATTAGATTTGTGGGGTTCCAGCATGTGCAGTCCGGGGAGCACATGGCGTCAATGGGTGTGTTTTTCTTGCTGCAG GTGTTTTTCTTCCTGGATTGGGTGAGGCATTTGCTTAGTGACACCAAGCTCTTTCAGTCCTTTTTGAAGATCACTGTGACCAGTGCGGTTGCTGTTGGTGCTGTGGCTTTGGGAGTGGGCATGGCGTCTGGTTATATTTCTCCATGGACTGGGAGGTTTTACTCCTTGCTTGATCCAACTTATGCCAAGGATCACATTCCGATTATAGCATCTGTCTCTGAGCATCAACCAACTGCATGGTCATCCTTCATGTTTGATTTCCATATCTTGCTGTTCCTTTTCCCTGCtggtctctatttttgtttcaagcGCTTGTCTGATGCCACAATCTTTTTAGTTATGTATGGTCTTACAAGCATGTACTTTGCTGGGGTTATGGTTCGGTTGATTCTTGTTGCTACCCCTGCTGTGTGCCTCATTAGTGCTATTGCGGTTTCTGCCACCATAAAAAATTTGACACGGGTGGTGAGGGCCAAGAGCCCAGCTGTTCAAAGTGGATCTACTAAAGGAACTAGCACTGCAAAAAGTTCTTCTAAG GGTGTAGTTGACAACTCCCAGCCTTTCCAAAGGAATGGTGCAATTGTGTTACTCCTTGGTGCTTTCTATTTGCTGAGTAGATATGCTATTCACTGCACTTGGGTTACATCAGAGGCTTACTCATCTCCCTCAATTGTCTTGGCTGCGAGGGGTGCTCATGGCCAAAGGGTCATCTTTGATGATTATCGTGAAGCATACTTTTGGCTTCGACAGAACACTCCACCAGATGCTAAGGTGATGTCGTGGTGGGATTATGGTTATCAAATCACTGCCATGGGGAACAGAACTGTAATTGTTGACAATAACACCTGGAACAACACTCACATAGCTACTGTCGGGCGAGCAATGTCATCCTAtgaggatgaggcttatgagATAATGAGATCGCTTGATGTGGACTATGTATTAGTCGTGTTTGGTGGTGTTACTGGTTATTCTTCAGATGACATTAATAA ATTTCTTTGGATGGTGAGAATTGGTGGCGGAGTTTTTCCTGTGATAAAGGAACCTGATTACCTTGTGAATGGAGAATATCGAGTAGATAAAGGAGCTGCTCCAAAGATGTTGAACTGTCTCAT GTACAAGCTATCTTATTATCGGTTTGGGGAGTTGACAACAGAATATGGAAAGCTACCCGG